A genomic stretch from Telmatocola sphagniphila includes:
- a CDS encoding AraC family transcriptional regulator, with amino-acid sequence MRISEKSRINTTATYMERINRAIDHIVTHLEEPVRLNDLARVARISPFHFHRVFQALVGETPADFVKRLRLDKALGLMNRKPVMSLTSIALRCGFSSSSDFTRSFKQRFGVAPSAFDIGGWRTARGNELNRIVEQDSPNGQLKRLPSRLNPEKFKVRIRDLSARTVAYIRVSRPYQSNAVVKAADRLINWAELRGYSNGQWLGYQWENPEITPLEDCRYHIAVEAEGFTARGEVGQFKFPPMIVAEVEIRGGIDLEIRALQWLYGSWLPRSGFVLDDHPCFEAWIGRPFGHGTEYFEIRLQLPIRWT; translated from the coding sequence TTGCGAATTTCCGAGAAAAGCCGAATTAATACGACTGCGACTTACATGGAGAGGATCAATCGGGCCATCGACCATATTGTTACCCATCTCGAGGAGCCCGTGCGACTAAACGATCTCGCACGCGTCGCCCGAATCTCACCTTTTCATTTCCACCGAGTTTTCCAGGCCCTGGTCGGTGAAACGCCCGCCGATTTTGTGAAGCGACTTCGTCTAGACAAAGCGCTTGGCCTGATGAATCGCAAACCCGTAATGTCATTGACTTCGATTGCCCTGAGGTGTGGTTTTTCTTCGTCTTCAGACTTCACCAGAAGTTTCAAACAACGCTTTGGTGTGGCACCCAGTGCTTTTGACATCGGCGGCTGGCGAACGGCACGCGGCAACGAGCTGAATCGGATTGTGGAACAAGATTCGCCGAACGGTCAGCTGAAGCGACTTCCCTCTCGTTTGAATCCGGAGAAATTCAAGGTGCGAATCCGAGACCTTTCGGCTCGAACCGTCGCTTACATTCGGGTTTCCAGGCCTTATCAGAGCAATGCGGTGGTCAAAGCTGCGGATCGACTGATTAACTGGGCCGAACTCCGAGGTTACAGCAACGGACAATGGTTGGGTTATCAATGGGAAAATCCCGAGATCACTCCCTTGGAGGATTGTCGTTACCATATTGCAGTTGAAGCCGAAGGATTCACCGCAAGAGGGGAGGTGGGACAATTTAAGTTCCCGCCGATGATCGTCGCAGAGGTTGAGATACGTGGCGGAATCGATTTGGAAATTCGGGCGCTGCAATGGCTCTATGGTTCTTGGCTGCCTCGAAGCGGATTCGTACTGGACGATCATCCTTGTTTCGAAGCTTGGATTGGCCGTCCATTCGGTCATGGAACGGAGTACTTCGAGATTCGCCTTCAGTTGCCGATTCGGTGGACATAG
- a CDS encoding VOC family protein yields MRLGNFSVSLAVKDLKASREFYEKLGFKVVGGNGRHFSILQNESATIGLFQGMFDKNILTFNPGWDRACTTLSEFDDVRDIQRVFLNSGLALTTKADESTSGPASFTLVDPDGNQILIDQHAPSPSK; encoded by the coding sequence ATGCGTCTCGGAAACTTTTCAGTCAGCCTCGCTGTCAAAGATCTCAAAGCCTCTCGTGAGTTCTATGAAAAATTAGGGTTTAAAGTGGTGGGCGGGAATGGCCGCCATTTTTCCATTCTTCAAAACGAAAGTGCTACGATTGGCTTATTTCAGGGTATGTTCGACAAAAACATCCTGACCTTCAATCCAGGTTGGGATCGCGCTTGTACCACGCTATCCGAGTTCGACGATGTTCGGGATATTCAACGGGTATTCTTGAATAGCGGCCTGGCTTTAACCACAAAGGCCGACGAGTCGACTTCAGGTCCGGCAAGTTTCACGCTGGTCGATCCGGACGGCAACCAGATCCTCATCGACCAACACGCACCGAGCCCGAGCAAATAG
- a CDS encoding four-helix bundle copper-binding protein — translation MSKLCLSFLGLAMFLFASPVKAADDKQASSYEECAKACNDCQRVCDKCVTHCVTAVAEGKKEHLTTLKECLDCATCCTACAQICARGGPFCAIMCDGCAKICDQCATACEKFPDDKHMKVCAEECRKCQKACEVMAKQLPSK, via the coding sequence ATGAGCAAGCTATGTCTGTCCTTCCTCGGCCTCGCCATGTTCCTATTCGCCAGTCCCGTCAAGGCGGCCGACGACAAACAAGCCTCCAGCTATGAAGAGTGTGCGAAGGCATGCAACGACTGTCAACGAGTGTGTGACAAGTGCGTGACCCACTGCGTCACCGCTGTGGCCGAGGGGAAGAAAGAACACCTAACGACGCTCAAAGAATGCCTGGACTGTGCAACCTGCTGCACCGCCTGCGCCCAAATTTGTGCCAGAGGCGGCCCGTTTTGTGCCATCATGTGCGACGGCTGTGCGAAGATCTGCGACCAGTGTGCGACGGCATGTGAAAAGTTTCCCGACGACAAGCATATGAAGGTCTGTGCGGAAGAGTGCCGGAAATGCCAGAAAGCTTGCGAAGTAATGGCGAAGCAACTCCCGAGTAAGTAA
- a CDS encoding caspase family protein — protein MRWFLSFLLLSLAGPFFAQEGKRYAIIVGINEYQHSKLGKLNCAINDATDLGKILSNDGYLLTLLTNNTAIKPTKAEIDRAIESVLQKAKPQDTVLIALSGHGLQFDKEAYFCPMDAKPFPDESRTLVSLNGIYNQFDKSFAGVKVLFVDACRDDPDPARSVSKGIDADSAPEPPKGVMAMFSCSARQRSYEDLERKHGVFFHYVIEGLTGKAVNADGEVTFTLLNDYVAKRVNPRVLELYKGAQQIPNMVARTVGASPVLVNEENNKIARELLERSSYPGGGKKYIEDHKDRISAWKKAAEKGNPAAMTMVGTLHNNGIEATKSNAQALVWYRKAAERGESNAIYLVGVAYLHGYGVAKDEVEAVKWFKKAADAKLPTAMWQLGECCANGRGGLSKDDAEALKWYKKAAEAGNTPSMIRLGNMCRDGSGGLTKNETEAVNWYKKAAEAGNSAAMSDLGFMYANSRGGLTKNDVEAFKWYKQAAERGSSSGMNHLGFMYRDGRGGMAKDEVEAVKWFKKAAEAGNAQGMHNLGNMFANGRGGLSKDDVEAVKWYKKAAEAGEPLAMSHLGLLFEKGNAGLTKDDVEAAKWYKKAAELGNAVAMESIGFRYEMGRGGLTKDDVEAAKWYKKAAELGNAVAMSNLGNMYRDGRGSLPKDDLEMIKWYRKSAEAADDGGMANLGWAYQNGRGVTRDQTEAIKWYRKAAAKGNEFAKDKLKALGKNS, from the coding sequence ATGCGTTGGTTTTTATCCTTTTTATTACTGTCTCTGGCTGGCCCGTTCTTCGCGCAAGAGGGCAAACGATATGCAATCATCGTGGGCATTAATGAATATCAGCATTCCAAGTTAGGGAAGCTCAATTGTGCTATCAACGATGCTACCGATCTCGGGAAAATTCTCAGCAACGATGGCTATCTCCTGACGCTGCTCACTAATAACACTGCAATTAAGCCGACCAAAGCGGAAATCGATAGAGCCATCGAGAGCGTCTTGCAGAAGGCCAAGCCCCAGGACACGGTATTAATTGCCCTCTCCGGGCATGGTTTGCAATTCGATAAAGAAGCCTACTTCTGCCCGATGGACGCTAAACCATTTCCCGATGAGAGTAGAACTCTCGTCTCTCTGAATGGCATTTATAATCAATTCGACAAGTCCTTCGCGGGCGTCAAGGTCTTATTCGTGGATGCTTGCAGGGATGACCCAGATCCGGCCCGGAGCGTAAGTAAAGGAATCGACGCGGATAGTGCTCCGGAACCTCCCAAGGGTGTAATGGCCATGTTTAGTTGCTCGGCCCGGCAACGTTCCTACGAAGATCTGGAACGCAAGCATGGAGTTTTCTTCCACTATGTGATTGAAGGACTGACCGGCAAAGCGGTTAATGCCGATGGCGAAGTGACCTTCACTCTCCTTAACGATTATGTGGCAAAGCGGGTCAATCCCCGAGTCTTGGAGTTATACAAAGGGGCCCAACAGATCCCGAACATGGTGGCTCGAACGGTGGGAGCCTCACCGGTTTTAGTGAACGAGGAGAACAATAAGATTGCCCGGGAACTGCTCGAGCGATCCTCCTATCCGGGAGGGGGTAAAAAATATATCGAGGATCATAAAGATCGCATTTCTGCCTGGAAAAAGGCAGCGGAAAAAGGTAACCCAGCAGCGATGACGATGGTCGGCACTTTACACAACAATGGCATAGAAGCGACCAAAAGCAACGCTCAAGCCCTGGTCTGGTATCGCAAAGCAGCCGAACGGGGGGAAAGTAATGCAATATATTTGGTCGGAGTAGCTTATTTACATGGATACGGCGTAGCCAAAGATGAAGTCGAAGCGGTGAAATGGTTCAAAAAAGCGGCGGATGCTAAGCTTCCAACCGCGATGTGGCAGCTAGGTGAATGCTGTGCCAATGGTCGAGGTGGATTAAGCAAAGACGATGCAGAAGCCCTCAAATGGTACAAAAAAGCTGCCGAAGCGGGGAACACTCCAAGTATGATCAGGCTAGGAAATATGTGCCGTGATGGAAGTGGAGGTCTGACCAAGAACGAGACCGAAGCCGTCAACTGGTACAAAAAAGCCGCTGAAGCTGGAAATTCTGCTGCTATGAGCGATCTGGGTTTCATGTATGCCAACAGCCGGGGCGGACTTACAAAAAACGATGTCGAAGCGTTTAAATGGTACAAACAAGCCGCCGAAAGGGGTAGCTCTTCGGGGATGAACCATTTGGGTTTCATGTATCGCGACGGTCGAGGTGGAATGGCAAAGGATGAAGTGGAAGCCGTGAAATGGTTTAAGAAGGCGGCCGAGGCAGGGAACGCCCAAGGTATGCATAATCTTGGTAACATGTTTGCCAATGGCCGGGGAGGGTTATCCAAAGACGACGTCGAAGCTGTCAAATGGTACAAAAAAGCGGCCGAGGCCGGAGAGCCTTTGGCCATGTCCCATCTAGGTTTACTTTTTGAAAAGGGGAATGCCGGATTGACGAAGGACGATGTTGAAGCTGCCAAATGGTACAAAAAAGCGGCCGAACTAGGAAATGCTGTCGCGATGGAAAGCATTGGTTTCCGGTACGAAATGGGGCGTGGCGGATTGACCAAGGATGATGTCGAAGCTGCCAAATGGTACAAAAAAGCGGCCGAACTAGGAAATGCTGTCGCGATGTCCAATCTGGGTAACATGTACCGCGATGGACGAGGAAGCTTGCCGAAGGATGACTTAGAGATGATCAAATGGTATCGGAAGTCCGCTGAGGCGGCGGATGACGGCGGCATGGCCAACCTGGGCTGGGCCTATCAAAATGGCCGAGGAGTTACTCGAGATCAAACAGAAGCAATCAAGTGGTATCGAAAAGCGGCCGCTAAGGGGAATGAATTTGCCAAAGACAAACTCAAAGCTCTTGGGAAAAACTCCTAA
- a CDS encoding YciI family protein — MLQFLYRIQPIRLGMLTEGPTELESKIVNEHFEYLEGLVNEEVVLMAGRTLHADESAFGIVIFVAESDIQAKEIVHNDPAVLRGVMRAELFPYRIALWSKKGPSDPVN; from the coding sequence ATGCTGCAGTTCCTTTACCGAATTCAACCAATTCGGCTCGGAATGCTAACGGAAGGCCCGACAGAATTGGAATCCAAGATCGTGAATGAGCACTTCGAGTATCTTGAAGGGCTTGTCAATGAGGAGGTAGTCCTCATGGCCGGTCGCACACTCCATGCCGACGAAAGTGCTTTTGGCATCGTCATCTTCGTTGCAGAATCAGACATCCAAGCGAAAGAAATTGTACATAATGACCCTGCAGTCCTGCGGGGCGTCATGCGAGCCGAGCTCTTTCCCTATCGAATTGCACTTTGGTCAAAGAAGGGTCCGAGCGATCCGGTAAATTGA